Proteins from one Dermacentor variabilis isolate Ectoservices chromosome 1, ASM5094787v1, whole genome shotgun sequence genomic window:
- the LOC142570849 gene encoding uncharacterized protein LOC142570849, with translation MSSSRWLPSGAAMVVVVLLSLDPRAKKLALGASVAPGRTALDVICDLPPDVNDQLRNTTKKCEEMFPQSVASLSDHRNNECLKQVAGPEANEQRPRDVFCAQRGLFQPYIDCVMKTQREMLKTYAKLSATELRAVRDGLVCMLTTWNELLRT, from the exons ATGTCGTCTTCTCGGTGGCTGCCGTCCGGTGCTGCGATGGTCGTCGTCGTGCTGCTGTCCCTCGACCCGCGGGCGAAAAAACTCGCTCTCGGTGCGAGTGTGGCGCCAGGGCGCACTGCGTTGGATGTCATCTGCG ACCTCCCCCCAGATGTGAACGATCAGCTGAGGAACACTACTAAGAAATGCGAAGAAATGTTTCCGCAATCG GTTGCCAGCCTGAGCGACCACAGGAATAACGAGTGCCTGAAGCAAGTTGCCGGGCCCGAGGCCAACGAACAACGACCCCGGGACGTCTTCTGTGCGCAGCGGGGACTCTTCCAACCA TACATCGACTGCGTGATGAAAACACAGAGGGAGATGCTG AAGACCTACGCCAAACTTTCAGCGACGGAACTGCGGGCTGTTCGCGACGGACTT GTATGCATGCTGACAACATGGAATGAGCTGCTCCGTACTTAA